Proteins found in one Paenibacillus dendritiformis genomic segment:
- a CDS encoding acetaldehyde dehydrogenase (acetylating), with protein MENFDYDLQSIQETRELARAGKAATDILAGYNAEQIDKIVQNMVRTAEVNAAELAALAVEETGFGKIEDKIFKNRLASTELYESIRDTKTIGVIREDKTNQLIEIAEPVGLLMGIIPSTNPTSTTIFKSIIAIKARNGIIFSPHPSAKKSIMRAAELMHAAAVEAGAPEGIIGCVTKPSMPATQELMKCDEIAMIIATGGSAMVKSAYSAGKPALGVGPGNVPAYIERTADIPKAVANIIASKTFDYGTICASEQAVIVEECIRPQVIAEFERQGGYFMNQEETAKVASKLFVKGHAMNSRLVGRSPQVIAEAAGIQIPAGVKVLLGEQQGVGEKFPLSYEKLTTVLAFYTVQDWREACDLSVQLLRNGGIGHSFSIHTQNHDMVMEFAQKPVFRILVNTGSTQGGVGASTGLAPAFTLGCGTWGGSATSDNVGPQHLINIKRVAYGIKDCTAQSPYSVSSLQPPKQQEDALLLNLVDELMSILQKSGDS; from the coding sequence TTGGAAAATTTTGATTATGACTTGCAATCGATTCAGGAAACGCGGGAATTGGCCCGTGCAGGAAAAGCCGCCACCGATATCCTTGCAGGGTACAATGCTGAACAGATTGACAAAATTGTACAAAACATGGTGCGGACAGCGGAGGTCAATGCCGCGGAACTGGCTGCGCTGGCCGTGGAGGAAACCGGATTTGGCAAGATTGAGGATAAAATCTTCAAAAACCGTCTGGCTTCCACGGAGCTGTATGAATCCATTCGGGATACGAAAACGATTGGGGTTATCCGCGAGGATAAGACAAATCAATTAATAGAGATTGCCGAGCCTGTTGGACTGCTCATGGGCATTATTCCATCGACCAATCCGACATCCACTACGATTTTCAAATCGATCATTGCGATAAAGGCTCGTAATGGAATCATCTTTTCGCCGCATCCTTCGGCTAAGAAATCCATCATGCGGGCCGCAGAACTCATGCACGCAGCCGCTGTCGAGGCAGGGGCTCCCGAAGGAATCATTGGCTGCGTTACCAAGCCTTCTATGCCAGCGACGCAGGAACTGATGAAGTGCGATGAAATCGCCATGATTATCGCCACAGGCGGCTCGGCGATGGTGAAATCCGCCTACAGTGCGGGCAAGCCGGCGCTGGGGGTAGGACCGGGCAATGTACCGGCCTATATTGAGCGCACCGCTGATATTCCAAAGGCAGTAGCAAATATCATTGCCAGCAAAACCTTCGATTATGGTACAATCTGCGCCTCTGAACAGGCGGTTATCGTAGAGGAATGCATCCGTCCTCAGGTGATCGCGGAGTTTGAGCGTCAGGGCGGTTACTTTATGAATCAGGAGGAAACTGCCAAAGTCGCGTCCAAGCTGTTTGTAAAAGGCCATGCCATGAATTCAAGACTGGTGGGACGTTCGCCTCAGGTGATTGCAGAAGCGGCCGGCATTCAAATTCCAGCAGGGGTCAAGGTGCTGTTGGGCGAACAGCAGGGCGTGGGAGAGAAATTCCCGCTGTCCTATGAAAAGCTTACTACTGTATTGGCATTTTACACTGTACAGGACTGGCGTGAGGCTTGTGATCTAAGTGTCCAGCTGCTGCGTAATGGAGGAATAGGCCATAGCTTCTCCATCCATACACAGAATCACGATATGGTCATGGAATTTGCGCAAAAGCCTGTATTCCGCATTTTGGTAAATACAGGTTCCACTCAGGGCGGCGTGGGCGCAAGCACTGGGCTTGCTCCGGCCTTCACTTTGGGATGTGGAACCTGGGGCGGCAGCGCCACTTCAGATAATGTGGGACCACAGCACTTGATTAATATCAAGCGTGTGGCTTATGGCATTAAGGACTGTACGGCACAAAGCCCTTATTCTGTTTCCTCTCTACAACCGCCGAAGCAACAGGAGGATGCGCTGCTGTTGAATCTGGTCGATGAGCTGATGTCTATTTTGCAGAAAAGCGGTGACAGCTGA
- a CDS encoding BMC domain-containing protein: MQALGLIETRGLLPAIECLDIMLKSAQVELIEKCNVGGGLVTIAITGDVGAVQASVEAGASAAQQLGSDVLVSQHVIPRPHNDIESLIGRRSVSNLAKEKDEPALPVQHNQAAEQFAEQMPEQTTKQTPEPDAASDVPLDTALDIPLNTLPDVSINSGGEEGFPVLAADPAQDLASEDASPETDNENPADGDQAVLDSPFKHQIDVLVKEAGLDKAMEQLESMTAVKLRRLARECGPAYGMSMTTISKANKVKLLKRFRHYYQQ; encoded by the coding sequence ATGCAGGCGCTTGGATTAATTGAAACGCGGGGTCTTCTTCCGGCGATTGAATGTCTGGACATCATGCTCAAATCAGCTCAGGTAGAACTGATAGAAAAGTGCAATGTGGGCGGCGGGCTAGTGACGATCGCGATTACCGGCGATGTCGGCGCTGTTCAAGCATCCGTGGAAGCAGGGGCCTCCGCGGCGCAACAATTGGGCAGTGATGTGCTGGTCAGCCAGCATGTCATTCCAAGACCCCACAACGACATTGAGAGCCTCATCGGCCGGCGCAGCGTTTCGAACCTTGCCAAGGAGAAGGACGAGCCGGCGCTGCCAGTGCAGCATAATCAGGCAGCAGAACAGTTTGCGGAGCAGATGCCCGAGCAAACGACGAAGCAGACTCCGGAACCGGATGCAGCGTCTGATGTTCCATTGGATACGGCTCTCGATATTCCATTGAACACGCTGCCCGATGTCTCAATCAATAGCGGTGGTGAAGAAGGCTTCCCTGTACTGGCGGCCGATCCCGCTCAGGATCTTGCGTCTGAAGACGCCAGTCCGGAAACGGACAATGAAAATCCGGCAGATGGAGACCAGGCAGTGCTGGACAGTCCATTCAAACACCAGATTGACGTGCTGGTAAAGGAAGCCGGGCTTGACAAAGCAATGGAGCAACTGGAATCGATGACAGCCGTGAAGCTGCGCCGACTGGCCAGAGAGTGCGGTCCTGCGTATGGGATGAGCATGACGACCATTTCCAAGGCCAACAAGGTGAAACTGCTCAAGCGGTTCCGGCATTATTATCAACAGTAA
- a CDS encoding cupin domain-containing protein, which translates to MEFTHEPCGTLSSEATGCETQDDLDMNAIFKFFKLLSEKGLVEKLLGTALEPPYQAETDPTGLKLVRGRTVKMEACETGTSGAKVYRQEVIGKPDCSMSAGFLTVDHDSFSQVTAREETYIVLEGTLDVTLNERTFTAHEGDVLFIPKGVKATKGSSACARMFYMTYPAGEPDRKLQ; encoded by the coding sequence ATGGAGTTTACCCATGAGCCATGTGGGACTTTGAGTTCCGAGGCCACAGGCTGCGAAACTCAGGATGATCTCGACATGAATGCCATTTTTAAATTTTTCAAGTTGTTATCGGAAAAAGGACTGGTTGAAAAGCTGTTGGGAACGGCTCTTGAGCCACCTTATCAGGCGGAAACGGATCCGACTGGCTTGAAACTTGTGCGGGGCCGGACAGTAAAAATGGAAGCTTGCGAAACGGGAACATCTGGTGCCAAGGTATATCGTCAAGAGGTAATCGGGAAGCCGGATTGTTCCATGAGCGCAGGATTTCTGACTGTCGATCACGATAGCTTCTCGCAGGTGACGGCCCGCGAAGAAACTTATATCGTGTTGGAAGGCACGCTTGATGTCACTTTGAACGAGAGAACGTTCACCGCCCATGAGGGGGATGTGCTCTTCATCCCCAAAGGGGTGAAAGCGACCAAGGGATCGTCGGCCTGCGCGAGGATGTTTTATATGACGTATCCGGCGGGCGAGCCTGATCGGAAGCTGCAGTAA
- a CDS encoding EutN/CcmL family microcompartment protein encodes MGMKLMLAEVIGGSDDGRRLIVVDTIGAGIGDRVIVCTGSSARKMLHTDDVPVDAAVVGIIDADCVFE; translated from the coding sequence GTGGGAATGAAACTGATGCTGGCCGAGGTGATTGGTGGAAGCGACGACGGGCGCCGCTTGATTGTAGTCGATACGATCGGCGCTGGAATAGGCGATCGAGTGATTGTCTGCACCGGCTCTTCGGCCCGCAAAATGCTGCATACAGACGATGTTCCTGTGGATGCCGCCGTCGTCGGCATCATTGACGCAGACTGCGTGTTCGAATAA
- the eutJ gene encoding ethanolamine utilization protein EutJ — translation MPETKPFAYCDQLLKQFEAVIQKPIPGRSSFYYTGVDLGTACVVLTVLDDTRKPVAGAYRYADVVRDGMVVDYLGAIQIVRELKAQLEQQLGTELEYAASAIPPGTDLLDAGAIKHVLQGAGFEVTALLDEPTAANAVLQISDGAIVDIGGGTTGISILKDGKVVYIADEATGGTHFSLVIAGAYQMSFSEADCFKRDPAHHQELLPLLRPVIDKVASIVNRHVAGHEVKELYLVGGTCCLSGMETIMEQKTGIATYKPSNPLFITPLGIALNCTQEAM, via the coding sequence ATGCCAGAGACAAAACCCTTTGCATACTGCGATCAACTCCTAAAGCAATTTGAAGCAGTTATCCAGAAACCGATTCCAGGACGGTCTTCGTTCTACTATACCGGTGTGGATCTGGGAACGGCCTGTGTGGTGCTTACGGTGTTAGATGACACCCGGAAGCCGGTGGCGGGAGCTTACCGCTACGCCGATGTCGTCCGCGACGGAATGGTGGTGGACTACTTGGGAGCGATACAGATCGTTAGGGAGCTTAAAGCACAGTTGGAGCAGCAATTGGGTACAGAACTTGAATATGCGGCTTCGGCGATTCCTCCTGGAACCGATTTACTGGATGCTGGCGCCATCAAGCATGTGCTCCAGGGTGCGGGTTTTGAAGTTACGGCTTTACTGGATGAACCTACGGCGGCTAATGCCGTGCTGCAAATATCCGATGGAGCCATTGTAGACATTGGCGGCGGTACGACGGGCATTTCGATTCTGAAGGATGGCAAGGTTGTCTATATCGCCGACGAAGCAACGGGTGGCACCCACTTTTCTTTAGTCATTGCCGGGGCATACCAGATGAGTTTTTCAGAAGCAGACTGCTTTAAGCGCGACCCTGCCCATCACCAAGAATTGCTGCCGCTGCTCCGGCCGGTCATCGATAAGGTTGCCTCCATCGTCAACCGCCATGTTGCGGGCCATGAGGTCAAGGAATTGTACTTGGTAGGGGGCACCTGCTGCCTGTCCGGGATGGAGACGATCATGGAGCAAAAGACCGGCATTGCTACCTATAAGCCTAGCAACCCCCTGTTTATCACACCGCTGGGCATTGCTCTGAATTGTACACAGGAGGCGATGTGA
- a CDS encoding cobalamin adenosyltransferase: MTDRQIAVSYSTQEQNQEQKQEPLPNPEQQAEKRDWRRGKLRCQMQSVSALFLLTGQELLERDVLLAQKVLELSRLFSALQKGEGGGASTADLFFQGCTGIPADVLFEDAGDCFEVTEFHIQLEKGREIALLHRLRCALRELGFAVLEAAAGSPHEKPEKPVIPGINYIINALSSLICRTTGGRTCQRQNPLHTAINS; this comes from the coding sequence TTGACGGATCGCCAGATCGCCGTGTCCTATAGTACGCAAGAGCAAAATCAAGAACAAAAGCAAGAGCCGCTCCCCAATCCGGAGCAACAGGCGGAAAAGCGGGATTGGCGGCGCGGGAAGCTGCGCTGTCAGATGCAATCCGTCTCAGCCCTGTTCTTGTTAACCGGGCAGGAGCTGCTGGAGCGGGATGTGCTGCTCGCCCAGAAGGTGCTAGAGCTGTCGAGGCTGTTTTCGGCCCTCCAGAAAGGGGAAGGAGGCGGCGCGTCCACTGCCGATTTATTTTTCCAGGGTTGTACCGGCATTCCTGCCGATGTTCTTTTTGAGGATGCGGGAGATTGCTTTGAGGTAACCGAGTTTCACATTCAGTTGGAAAAGGGCAGAGAAATTGCTTTGCTCCACCGTTTGCGCTGTGCTTTGCGGGAGCTTGGGTTTGCGGTGTTGGAAGCCGCAGCAGGCAGTCCCCATGAAAAGCCGGAGAAACCTGTTATTCCTGGAATCAACTATATAATTAACGCATTGAGCTCGCTTATTTGCAGAACTACGGGAGGTAGAACATGCCAGAGACAAAACCCTTTGCATACTGCGATCAACTCCTAA
- a CDS encoding EutP/PduV family microcompartment system protein encodes MKKRILLIGPTGCGKTTLAHALDGTDRPLRRTQDIIYGPKTIDTPGAYVENTWMYSHLIATAQNASHILILVDQSRHLEVYSPGFASSFTKPVVGVITKTDLALENENYGVQVLKRTGITEPFFRISLPVGRGIGELKRYLFG; translated from the coding sequence ATGAAAAAACGTATTTTGCTGATCGGCCCTACAGGCTGCGGAAAAACGACGCTGGCCCATGCGCTTGACGGCACGGATCGCCCGTTGCGGAGGACGCAGGATATTATCTACGGGCCGAAGACGATCGATACACCGGGCGCGTATGTCGAGAATACCTGGATGTACAGCCATTTGATTGCAACGGCGCAGAACGCGAGCCACATTTTGATATTGGTGGATCAGTCCCGGCATCTGGAAGTCTACTCGCCCGGGTTTGCGTCTTCTTTCACAAAGCCGGTTGTCGGTGTAATCACGAAAACTGATCTTGCGCTGGAAAATGAGAATTACGGTGTACAAGTTTTAAAACGTACCGGGATAACCGAACCCTTTTTCCGCATTAGTCTTCCCGTGGGAAGGGGAATCGGGGAATTGAAACGTTATTTGTTCGGGTAA
- a CDS encoding BMC domain-containing protein: MQQPAGPDLGRIIQESVPGKQVTLAHMIASPVPDMYERLGIDEAGAIGILTLSPSETSIIAADIATKAADVEIGFLDRFTGSVLLTGDIASVETALRAIIETFCNSLGFATAEITRT, encoded by the coding sequence ATGCAGCAGCCTGCTGGGCCAGATCTCGGCCGGATTATTCAGGAGTCGGTGCCGGGCAAACAAGTGACGCTGGCCCATATGATTGCTTCACCCGTGCCTGACATGTATGAAAGACTGGGCATCGATGAAGCGGGGGCTATTGGCATATTAACGCTGTCGCCCAGCGAAACCTCCATTATTGCCGCCGATATCGCCACCAAGGCGGCAGATGTGGAAATCGGCTTTCTGGATCGCTTTACTGGTTCGGTGCTTCTCACCGGAGATATAGCCAGTGTGGAAACAGCGCTGCGAGCCATTATTGAGACGTTCTGCAATAGTCTGGGTTTTGCGACGGCGGAAATTACACGGACATGA
- the cutD gene encoding choline TMA-lyase-activating enzyme, producing MESGMPERQARIFNIQKYSIYDGPGIRTLIFFKGCPLRCQWCANPEGLEKKYQVMYQRDLCNDCGACVAACPREIHRLDNSGSQEPSKPQHVVDRKIECMGCRKCEKVCPARALSIAGMNMTVSEIVDIVEQDMLFYTTSGGGVTLGGGEVCSQSEFAVNLLKECKRAGIHTAIETSGHTKPEAILAMAEFTDLILYDLKHMDSYRHYQLTGVRNERILENLRELITRKHNVTVRMPLMKGLNDDADTIRKTVEFLLPYKEYRNFQGIDLLPYHKLGINKYRQLDMIYGVDRDLSLNEADLERIERQISQYDLPVRVVKH from the coding sequence ATGGAGTCAGGTATGCCGGAAAGGCAGGCACGTATTTTCAACATTCAAAAATATTCCATATACGACGGCCCCGGTATCCGGACGCTTATTTTCTTCAAGGGATGTCCCCTGCGCTGTCAGTGGTGTGCTAACCCGGAGGGTCTGGAAAAGAAATATCAGGTCATGTACCAACGGGATCTGTGCAACGATTGCGGCGCATGTGTTGCGGCGTGTCCTCGGGAAATCCACCGTTTGGACAATTCCGGCTCGCAGGAGCCGTCCAAGCCGCAGCATGTGGTTGACCGGAAAATCGAGTGCATGGGCTGCCGGAAATGTGAGAAGGTTTGTCCCGCGCGGGCGCTCTCTATCGCCGGGATGAATATGACAGTATCGGAAATTGTGGACATTGTAGAGCAGGATATGCTGTTCTACACGACGTCCGGCGGAGGCGTCACCCTGGGCGGCGGCGAAGTATGCTCGCAATCCGAATTTGCGGTCAATTTGCTCAAGGAGTGCAAGCGCGCCGGAATCCATACGGCCATTGAAACCTCTGGGCATACCAAACCGGAAGCGATTTTGGCCATGGCCGAATTCACCGATCTGATATTGTACGATCTGAAACATATGGATTCATACCGCCATTATCAATTGACGGGTGTACGCAACGAGCGCATTCTCGAAAATTTGCGGGAACTGATTACCCGCAAACATAACGTGACGGTGCGGATGCCGCTGATGAAGGGGCTCAATGATGATGCGGACACCATCCGCAAAACGGTGGAGTTTCTGCTTCCCTATAAGGAATACCGGAATTTTCAAGGCATCGATTTGCTCCCGTATCACAAGCTGGGAATTAACAAATACAGGCAATTGGATATGATTTACGGCGTTGACCGCGATTTAAGCCTGAATGAAGCCGATCTGGAGCGTATTGAACGTCAGATCAGCCAATACGATCTCCCGGTTCGGGTAGTCAAACATTAA